CCTCTACAGTGTCCTCTCAGATCCCTGGCCCACACACACCAAGACATGCTAAGGCCCCTGGGGCGCCACCATGGACAGTGAGTGCTCTTTGTACCCACGTAGGATTCTGAACCCGGGCCACCCAGGGGGGATCAACAGTCCAGTGCTGCTGTGGAACTGAGCAGTGTCCCATGGGGGCAATCATTTGGATTTTGTCTGATGCATGTGATGGGTCTCATTATGCAGATGATCATACCAGCTGTTCACCAACTGCCTGTGTCCTAGAAATGGACGGCTACCTCTGCTAAGCCAGACCAGGAGCAGTCAGGCGTGGACAGCTACAGTGGAGAGTTTTAGGAAGACGAGTACAGGATGCTtcctggttgaggcaggctgggTACTGTTTTGAGACgttctctctgggcttcagtagTTCCTGTGTGCTTGGCCTGGCTACCTTGGCTTTGATTTGGCCTCCAGCAACTTTTAGGCATTTCTAGTCTCTAAACAGCCTCTTCCTGCTCTTTCATTTGTATCTGGAGTTAGATTGGCTTTCTGCCCTTTCACACCGAGAAGAGACTCAGTCCTGGGGAGTGGGAGACGAGGGATCCCCTGGGTAGTACTGAGTTCCATGTGTACTATTGGTGTTGTCTGGGCTTTTTGTCTAGAACCACCTCTTCTTGGATCCTCCAACTCCAGTTAGTTACCAGATTACCTGACCTTGAACATGATCCTAGGACCAgcctgcttttttcttgtttcagttggctttttaagatataattttaagttCACTCTAGGTATAAATTTTGTGCTTGATTTCTTCCAACTGACCTTTCTTCCCAGAGCAGATGTGACCTGGCTTTACCCTTCTCTGTCTTGCCTCCATTCTGAATGGTGCTTGTTTTTCCCCCTAGGTCCTGGCTTTAGTCTTTGACATCATTGTAGCCCAGGACCCTGAAGAGACCCTCGTGGTTCCAACATACACTCTGGCTTCTGTGCTGGTCCCCCAAACTCTCTGTATCCCCAACCCACCCTGTACATGTCTCAAACACcttgactttctcttttttaaaggaacatcTAATTTTGCTAGTCGAAAGAAGGTCTACAAacatatttccttttcctcttgagAATGGGTGGTGAGGAGGAGTCTTTTCATCTCCAAATGCCTGAGTCTTTTACATAGGTTTTCTAAGCTGTCATAAGGATTAAGTGGGTTacataaagtgcttagaagagCCCCTGGCACACTGTTCTCACTAACTAAGCGTGTACTCTCATTATGACCATTACTATTCCAATCTCATATCAACATTGGATCTTGCCCTGGGTCTTGAACCTCCTGCTAATCAGGTTTCTTGCTCCCAGCTACTACCTTACTCTTCTCCGTCACCTCCACCCTGACTTCTCTCATGGTGATTTTAAGAAGGACACTCTCTCCCCATTGCTCCTTCTTTCTGCCCGGGGCACAGCTCACCGTCACAGGTCATGGCCGTGCAGACCCAGTTTCCACAGGCACAGACGCAGCGGTTACAGTCCACCTCGGTCTCCGCTCCGTCGGCATACATTTCATCCTCCAGGGCACACTCTGTTGGGACCAGATACCAGGGCGATAGTTTAGGGTGAAGGTGGAACACAGCATCTTTACTACAGTCTGTGTACCTTACTCTTTCTCCAGACAAGACCTGCAGGTCCCTCATAGGCGTCATATCTGAGCAAATGCTACCAACAACCACAGGTTTGGGGACCTGAACATCATCATGGAGATGATGGGCTGGAGCCCACCTAGAACTATGGAAAGAAATTTTCTTAGCAGGCTCTGGAGAGTTCCATCAACTCCAGCCCTGTCAAAATGCTGCCATTCCCTGTACCCCCCCATCTTTGGTTAAGCATACTCTTCTCTGGAGGGTTGAAGGATGGGTTGAGGCATTTGAGGAACTCTTGGAAGCTGAGTTTCCAGTCAGCATTTTCATCAGACAGTTCAATGAGAGCGTCGACACAGAGTCCTctgaaacaaaacacaggagAAATGGGTCACTCCTGAAGAAAGGAAATCAGCACCAGGACCACATACACCTGGAGCCCCCAGAGGCGGCCAAGCAAGTGACTGTTAATCAAGAAAGTTTCTCTCTATactgacctcccacaaccactCACCATCCTGACTCCTGTAAGCACCCAGCCTTCAGTTTGTTATGCCAGATGTCGGGTCACTCAAATGTTCCTCCCAAGACAACTACGATTTCCTGAGCAGTTCTGTCCAATTGTGATTGACAAATGTTTCACTACCTGCACACCTTCTACCAGTAATTGCCTTTCCCTACGGTATAAGGCAACCAAACCAGGAAAATCAAGACAGAAGAGAGAGTAATAGATGATATGAAAGGAATGTGGGATCTGAGAGAATGTGGAGTTCAAGCAAGCATCACCATTCTAGAAAGAGATCTTCCAGAAAAGGTTCACAGAATCCCAGCTCCCTCAGTCTCCTGTGGCTGGgatctgagccctggccaggcactTACTACCCAAATGGCCTTGAGCTAGTTATTCAGCCCCCCTGTGCctgctttctcatctgcaaagtggggacaAGTGGGGACATAACATCCTCCTTCACTGAGATGTTATGAAGAGCAAATGCTGAACTTGTAAAATATTGTCTAACTTTAGATTATCAAAATATGAAGGATTTTCAGATATTATGTGTAGGCCACGGACTATTATTAAGAAGAATCTTTCTAGAATCTGGGCTTCATGCTTTGTACTTCTCTTGAATGAAGTGGTGCTTgaactatttttaattcttaccaGTGTGATGGAACCACAccagaagtttcatttttattaatatttactctGGAATAATACCAGAAATGGAGAGGGATATATTCACATTTGTAACAATTAGGGTTCTCTATGCAAAATAGCACCAATTATCTTAAAATCAGAACTAAAACTATTTCAGAAGTACAGTTAGGTAATAATACATTAAAGTAATTCCTTCAGAAAATTAACCATTAAAACATTACTCACAACACCCAGAAACAACTTTGCTCTGATGCaatctttgtcatttattttaaaattacattctatTCCTTGCAAGTTCTAGCCAAAAACAATAACCGCCTGATCAGATACACGTGGTGCTCTATTTATTAGTTCATAAAGTTCATGGAACAGACCAGGACAGAGTTCCTATTTTGCGTTTGACTTCAGATTAACACTGGTGGCTCCTTCACAGGTAAGAAGGGTTTCAAATCCCCTCTCTGGTCCAGCCTTCTCCTCATgggcccctccccggccctcccATCCCACTCACCTAAGCAGCTTGTTATTCTCCTGGTCTGCATAGGTGGTGATGTTGATGGCGGTTTCATTCTGCTCCACAAATTTTAGGAATTCACTGGAGTCCAGGCGAGAGTCACCATTATCAAAGCTCTAGAAAGGGGGTGAAGGGATCTTTCAGGAACATTTTGTAGAACCCAGTTCCGGCATTCCTGCATTTAGCTTGACCCACCTCTGGTTCACCTTGTTCTTGACGTGCTCCAAccaaccctgccctggctgggcctcCAGAGCACTACAGCACCCAAAGCTCAAATCCCTGGGCCCCCAGAGAGAGCCCCAAGAAGAGAGAGTGAAAGTGCCTGGGCAGAGGCTACCCAGGGCCTTTCAAACCCAGACCCTCAGAAGGGCAGCCTGAGCACAGCCTGCAGTGACCAAGAAGCCTGGGGGCTCGAGAGACTCTGCAGACAGTCTGGGTGGCACCCCTGGGGTCAGGCCAGCCACCACGCCACATTCTCAAACCCTGACAAACATCGAATAACAAAGCTGTGAGTCAGAACTTCTGCAGCATAGTCCAAGATGTGTATTCCTAACAGGCTGCTTGGGAACAATGACAAAGGTGGCCCTCAGAGCTCTCAGGACCACTTCTTACTGCTTGATTTCCAGCTTCCCTCGCATGCGCAATGCGTAACTTTAGCACTGGTGCCCCTCATCGGCTGCACCAACAAGGAGTCAAAGGCCAAGGGCCTGCATCAAGAACCTGCAGTCAGAGGTGGTGCAAAGCCCACATCACTCTGCCCTGCGCTGTGGGCCCCACTGCACAGGTCCTCATGTGCACAGGTCCTCAGCCCACCTGGGGCAGGCTGTCCCCATGACCCAGCTGACATCCCACGAGCCCAAGGTGAGGTTGCCGTGAGCTTAGGCATTGCTCCCACTTTGTCAAGAGAATAAACCAAGACCTTTTACTCCATCCTCAGCTGCAGGTGGAGGCTGTCAATTTCAAGGCAGGGACGAAATTCCAAGTTGGACCCTTCTGTTTTCCTAAAATACttccaatggaaaaaaatatttcctttcaaaatCCTTTTCGTAGGCTGCCTCATACTTCTGTCCTAGGGAATAATCAGCACCCCCATGTTACCTTCTGTGTGGCTCCCCAGAGGGTGTGGGAAATTCTGGAAGAAAGGTCTGCCCAGGTTTCTAGGTAGTGGGTAAAGGTACAGCGCCCACCTCTCCTTCCATTATTGTCGTGGGCACATGTGTTCCACTCTACCGTGGTAAATCTTTCCATGCACGTACAATAACAGGAATGTGTAAGACAACTATGACGACCTTGTTTAGCACTTATTTGTCACTCTTGTCCGAACTCCTAGGAAGAGATCTCACATGTAGTCACTACACATTCACCTTGAGGAAACTTCCTTGAGTGTTTAATGATTAATTAagggagagaaatgaaatgagGTTGGCCGGGTGCCATGCTTAGCAATGTAGAACTTTCTTTGAGTCCAAATGTTACAAGTGCTGGGCAGACCAGAGCCACTCTTACAGAGCCTAGTCCATCAGGGCCTGAACTGGACCGAGTGTGGGGAGAAGAACAGTCGAGGGTGGCTATAGACCCAGAGGGCACCAGGGGTACCCAGAACCTGAAGACTGCAGCTCAGGCAGCCCTCAAAAGGCAGTGCTGAGTGTACTCACTTCACATTCACTGGGACCAGAACCCAGGCCTGCAGCTGAGAGGGGCCAGCTTGCCTATCTATACTCATCTCACGAGAGCCCAGATGGGCTGCCCCAGGCCAGGTCTGTATGTGGAACCCATTGGAAAAATGAGGTCTGATACCAGCCCCAGAAACAGCCAGGGATCCCTAGGGGGCTTCTATGCTCGGGGGTCAGGGAAGGATCATGAATTTGGACCATGAACCAACCGTAATTCACTTGGCTTGTGTTCAACCAACCATCTACAAAGGCATAGTACTTCCTTATTCTTGCATTTCCCAGCTTTATACTTGAGATACCTGTTTCTTTTGTGTAACCACAGGGTTGTGGAAAGGCAGGCAGTATGTTATGAGACTCATGTTTGAGGTTTACTGCAAGTTTGGAGGCTGTTGAAAGGAGGTGGGCTAGGCCAGGCCCCACTCACGTACAGCGGCTGGGATGATGGAGAACGTAGAACCAGGGTAAGGGAGGTAAGAAGGCTGGGTCCAGTCTCAGCCTGGCCACCTAGAGTCTGCCACCCAGAGTCCAGGGGATGTGTGTGACATGGCCACGAAAGGCTCTTTCTACCTGGGTCTTCCCCTCCTCATTCTGCTACGCTTTCACTTAAGATAGAGGGACTGAATCACCAGCTGAGGTTAGAGTCTGATATTAGTCTTAGCCACATTCTGATTAGATTGGCTTTTTAACTAATTTTGCTACAAGGAATGCCAGTGGGCTAGAGGGCAATTCACTGGTTCAGAAACAGTCCCTGTGAGATATCAGATCACTTATCAACAGGCAACAGTTTGCCTGATGGGAGGGAGTCTCCTTTGAAGACTGCACACACTGGTCTCAGGTAATCATCAAAAAGTAGGTAGCggaggacatataaagagcttcctggacaaggaaaagctaaaggagtccatcaccCCCAACATGTGTGCAGGATTCCAAAGACTGTACTGCTGGACTCCCACTGATCGAGCTGGTCAGAAGGCCACTGTCACTGCTCCATGGAAGGAACTATGATGAGGAAACACTCAAGGACTCTCACAGGTCTGTATTTCTTTGCGGTGGGGCCGTGGGAGAGGGAGCCTCCCTTTCTCTGGGGCTGACCAGTCTTTGGCCCCCAACTTTGGATTACCTTAAAGTACTTGTCCAGGATTTCACTGTAGTTGCTGCCTTTGGAAAACCAGCCGTCTGGAATGATCTCTGCTTCCAGCCACTGGATGATGCGGCGCCGGAGCTCATCACGGTTGGACTGATAGCAAACGACtgcaggaaagggagagaggccaGCTGAGTGTCACCTGGGACTCACCACATGGAAGCCCCGTGCCTGGGGTTCTGAGGGCCGCCTGGCACTGAATtccacagaactcaggaaaacggGATGCTCGCGCACATGTCGCAGAGGAGTCCACCTGGGGCACGCACTGGGAATACCTGACCCAGGATTCAAACTCatgtctctaaaaatatatataaagatcaATAATACTGAAAAAGAGAGACTATGTTGCTTAGgtgagaaaaaagggaagaacaacaaaataaaggacaTTTTCATTAACTTTATGAAACTGAGGGGAAAATAATCAACAGAACAGCTCTCTCGGCTCAAAGATAAgctgaaataataaatgaataaaggagaACATTGCAATTCTTTATGCCACTGGCTTTCTGATCCCCTCTGTAtagctttcctctctctctcaccagctGCGTCTATCAAAACGTTCTTCCACCTAGAATTCACACCGCTGCATCATCCTTTGTTACACACAGCACAATTCGACGCTAAGGGAGGGCCCTGCTGAAGCTGTGTGAGCAATGAGGAAACAACGGCGGGCTGAGAGATGGGTGGATGGGGAAGCAGCGAAGGGGAAGACTGGTGAAAGGGAATTCCTGGAAGACAATATGTTAGGATGTGAAAAGGGCACCAAGTTAGTAAATGAAACTCTGGGCACTTTCCTCACTCTGCCACTGTTTAGCTGTGTGATTCCAGAAATTCACTTGGCCTCCCTGAGACTCAGTATCCTCATGCATAAGATAATTACAATAAGACCTACCTCACAAGGTTATTGTGgagatttaaggaaaaatataagcTAAAGGAGTCTGTAACGATAAATCATgataaaactttactttttattcataaaaaatcaTAGAACAAATCTTACTGGCATTTCAAATTATCTCCTTTCAAAAAGTTGTGCCTTCTGACTCTCTGCTCGGCCCATGACATCAGCATGTCTTACAGAGCACTGGAGGAAGGACTCAGTGGCTTTCTTGTCCTTGCAGTTCAATCACCactcagaaaaatgcaaaacacGGTCAACATTCTGACCCAACCAGATGCTTCAAATGACAAAAAAGAGAAGTTTTGCAGCTTTCTGAGCTATGTTGAAGAGCAACCAGTTGTAGGTCACCGGGGCTGACACATAGAAGATCTTGTGATCTTCAGTGGGGACTGTAGGACATGAAATTTCCATCATGAAAAGAATTTCCTCCCTAAGATGCACACTGCAGAGAAACAGGCACTCACCGGGGCTGGCAGAGGGACTTACAGACTTCTTCTctgaaagacaaaaggaaaagatgCATAatgcaaagtaaagaaaaaagtaaatttcagtGTATTACTAGGATTAAAGTTGTGCCACATTAAGGGAGTCACTTGtaactttttcatcattttgtcTAAAGCCATTGTCTCCTATTCTTCCAAGACCCAAGTTTAGgggtcttttttttcctgctttgtttgACATTTTCAGGCCACCAAGGTCCCTCCTGGTCTCACACCTCATCTTATTAGGCTGAGGGGTGGGTGAGGTCCCGGGGACTTTGATAATTCATGTGGAATCGCTGTGAACATGGAAATGGAGTGGAGACCAACATGTGGGAAACAGCTTCTTATTTCTACAGGGAAGTTCAAGGCTGAGAAAGGCTGGGTCAGGGGCTAATGTCTAATGAGCAACAAGCGTGGGACCACTTCCCTCTTATCCTAATGTCAATGGTTTGAGTGTAAAATGCAGACAATATAATACTACCAGGGCTGAGAGGTACCCAGAttttaaaaggatggaaaaagtgaaagttacctgctttttaaaagatacagaatGCATTTAAACACTTCCTTATTGATTGCTGATGTGGCCCCCTATATCCACTATGTAGCTGTAGACAGAGCTGGAAGCCCCTCTGAGGGTCTGATGCAGGGAAccctgggcagaggcctgggccaTCCTGGATAAACCAAGCAGGCTCATGAATGCCAAGAGGGTACACTTCCAAGAACCTGGGTGGTCTCCACAGCTTTGGGTGCTGCGGTCGGGGTGGAACGGACTCTCGGAACCCACACCACACTGCTGTGCTCCCTGGCCCCCCACGGCTGCAGCTGGGATGGGGTGGTGAGGGCACTCCCTACCTTTGCAGTGCCCATCGTAGTCAACTTGGATTTTGGATCCTGTGAGGCAGGCATCTCGATGCAGCTCACAGTGGTTGAGGTAGGTCTTGCCGTTGCTGCCACACACAGGCCTCTTGTGAGGTTTGCATTGCTGAAACAGAGTGGCAGAGAGTGTTTGTGCAGTCAGGGGTGCCAACACACACAggagtgtgcacacacatgcacacagacccATCTGGTGGGGACTCCCCACCAGCAGAGCTGGCCTCTATTCAACCAGGGCAGAGGGAGCCTTGGCTGTGGCACCTGTGACCCCACTCAGTGTTGAAGACACCTTATCATTCTGCAGCCCCATGTGGCCCTGTGTGCCAATCTGGGTTCAGGGTCATCTCCCCTATTCGGTGAAGGtacagacccctgccccacccggTGTTTTCATTAGAAGTCAGGAATTTGGATTTTTCTTCACTTTGTCACTTTGTAGAAAGTTATTCAGTGTATTTGGATGATCTAAGATCCCTTAAAATTCCAGCATTCTATGACACAAAACAGCCAGTGCTGAGAGCTCAAAATGTGGAGACTGAAAGGCAGGTAAATGCCCCAATTCTTCAACTCTTCTGGGGATGAACCATAAGAATCTTTGCTCTCATGCTTTGTTTAGTATTTTGGGGCCATTGTGTTTTCCTCCTAATCTTAGACCACCTGTTGTATAGCTGGGATGGGGGTGCCTGGGTCTTGGTAAAGAGCTCCAGAGAGTCATTACCAACAGGGAAATGCCCTAAAGTTCACTTGGCAACTCAGGTCTGCTTTGGCTATTTAAAGTGCCATGGTCACAGGCAAGCTCAGTTTCTTAAGACTTTTGTGGTATTTGAAAGGCGAGAGAGGGAAGCAAGTTCAGCTCAAGCCTAATAAAAGCACTGAAGCAAGAGCAGATGCAGCGAAAAGAAACTCAGATCACGAGCTGGGAGGTAGCCCAACCTTTCCAATCAACAGGCAAGAATACCAAAGCCAGAAAGGCGAACTGCACCCAACCAATTCTTATTACTGAGTTcttctgtgtgctgggcactgggcaaAGCCAAATACGGTCTCTATCTTCAGAGCATCCAGTGGCAACAAACTTACTCAAAAGTCACACCACTGTTCATGGTCAAGGTGAGACCAGAGGTCAGGTTTCTGAACCCTAAGTTTGGGCTTAAGCCACCACACAGTGGCCAGTGCACCCCCAGTGAGGCCCTGCCAGGCTTCCGGCCTGCCTGTTTTTCAGGTTTCTAACCCCAGGGACTTCCTGCTGGGGCAAGGGACCAGGATTCTTCACCTGGGGACTAAGTTGGGTGTATTTATTTGCAGAAAGACAGAATGATTTTGACAGAAGGCGGGGAAAGGGCACACAACTAGGGTACTTTTGTTTGCCAAATGGGTGAAAACTTATCAGAATCCTGCCTAGGAGAGAAGTATTTCTTGAAAGCtcactttttgctttttatagtttatttcaaaccAAAGCAAACCTGAAAACCTGCAttctgtctatttttaaaaatgtgcatatcTTAGCAAGCCCTCATGGGAATCAATCCTATAGCAATAAAGACAGCAACAAAGGTGTTATTATTTAGTGGGAAATAAACTAAGTGTCTATCTATAGGAAAATGATTACATAGATCTGGTTCTTTTATACCACTaaagattaaaatgttaaaaagtgagTTAGAACTATACATGCTGATCTGCAGGGCTTTCCATGGTATATGAATGAGTGTACAAAAATGCAAGCTGCATATACACATATCTGCATATTTATGTTATGATCCCATTTTTGTATAAAATAGATGGAAACCCTCTATGTTTATagtagcaaagggaaaaaatgtggaAATATATACCACATTGTTAACACTGGTTAACTCGGACTAACAGGATTTGAAGGTTATACAGAAGATTATTAATACTGTTTGTACAAATATCTGTACTTGGctgattttgtaatttaaaaccCTGATAAAgctaaatgtttttctaaaaaagaaaaaaatatcctgcATTCATGTCTGATTTTTAACTCTTGGGATGAAAATTCTACTCTGTTCAGATAGACAGGGTGTGCTTTCACAGAGATGATGAAATTGTTGACACTGCTGTGCCAGCTGGCACGTCCAGCAAGATGGCCACACTGGCCttggcccctctcctctggctcctGACCTCAGGACTCACCT
The sequence above is a segment of the Phyllostomus discolor isolate MPI-MPIP mPhyDis1 chromosome 2, mPhyDis1.pri.v3, whole genome shotgun sequence genome. Coding sequences within it:
- the FSTL1 gene encoding follistatin-related protein 1 is translated as MWTRWLALAVVAAAWVRAEEELRSKSKICANVFCGAGRECAVTEKGEPTCLCIEQCKPHKRPVCGSNGKTYLNHCELHRDACLTGSKIQVDYDGHCKEKKSVSPSASPVVCYQSNRDELRRRIIQWLEAEIIPDGWFSKGSNYSEILDKYFKSFDNGDSRLDSSEFLKFVEQNETAINITTYADQENNKLLRGLCVDALIELSDENADWKLSFQEFLKCLNPSFNPPEKKCALEDEMYADGAETEVDCNRCVCACGNWVCTAMTCDGKNQKGVQTQTEEEMTRYVQELQKHQETAEKAKRVNTKEI